Proteins from a single region of Acidovorax sp. NCPPB 3576:
- the groL gene encoding chaperonin GroEL (60 kDa chaperone family; promotes refolding of misfolded polypeptides especially under stressful conditions; forms two stacked rings of heptamers to form a barrel-shaped 14mer; ends can be capped by GroES; misfolded proteins enter the barrel where they are refolded when GroES binds), whose translation MAAKDVVFGGEARARMVEGVNILANAVKVTLGPKGRNVVLERSFGAPTVTKDGVSVAKEIELKDKLQNMGAQLVKEVASKTSDNAGDGTTTATVLAQAIVREGFKYVAAGINPMDLKRGIDKAVTALVEELKKASKATTTSKEIAQVGSISANSDETIGKLIADAMDKVGKEGVITVEDGKSLESELDVVEGMQFDRGYLSPYFINNPEKQSAILDNPFVLLFDKKISNIRDLLPTLEQVAKAGRPLLIIAEEVEGEALATLVVNTIRGILKVVAVKAPGFGDRRKAMLEDIAILTGGKVIAEEVGLTLEKVTLADLGQAKRIEVGKENTIIIDGAGAAEDIEARVKQVRVQIEEATSDYDREKLQERVAKLAGGVAVIKVGAATEVEMKEKKARVEDALHATRAAVEEGVVAGGGVALLRAKQAVGTSIKGDNADQDAGIKLVLKAIEAPLREIVNNAGGEASVVVNAVLAGKGNYGFNAANDTYGDMLELGILDPTKVTRTALQNAASVASLLLTTECMIAEAPKDEAAAGGGMPDMGGMGGMGGMGM comes from the coding sequence ATGGCAGCAAAAGACGTAGTTTTCGGCGGCGAAGCCCGCGCCCGCATGGTCGAAGGCGTGAACATCCTGGCCAATGCGGTCAAGGTCACCCTGGGCCCCAAGGGTCGCAACGTGGTGCTCGAGCGCTCGTTCGGCGCCCCCACCGTGACCAAGGACGGTGTGTCCGTGGCCAAGGAAATCGAACTGAAGGACAAGCTGCAGAACATGGGCGCCCAGCTCGTGAAGGAAGTGGCTTCCAAGACGTCCGACAACGCCGGTGACGGCACCACGACCGCCACCGTGCTGGCACAGGCCATCGTGCGCGAAGGCTTCAAGTACGTGGCCGCCGGCATCAACCCGATGGACCTCAAGCGCGGCATCGACAAGGCCGTGACGGCCCTGGTGGAAGAGCTGAAGAAGGCTTCCAAGGCCACCACGACCTCCAAGGAAATCGCCCAGGTCGGTTCGATCTCCGCCAACTCCGACGAAACGATCGGCAAGCTGATCGCTGACGCCATGGACAAGGTCGGCAAGGAAGGCGTGATCACCGTGGAAGACGGCAAGTCCCTCGAGTCCGAACTGGACGTCGTGGAAGGCATGCAGTTCGACCGCGGCTACCTGTCGCCCTACTTCATCAACAATCCTGAAAAGCAATCCGCGATTCTGGACAACCCCTTCGTGCTGCTGTTCGACAAGAAGATCAGCAACATCCGTGACCTGCTGCCCACGCTGGAGCAAGTCGCGAAGGCCGGCCGTCCGCTGCTGATCATTGCCGAAGAAGTCGAGGGCGAAGCCCTGGCGACGCTGGTGGTCAACACGATCCGCGGCATCCTGAAGGTCGTGGCCGTGAAGGCCCCTGGCTTCGGCGACCGCCGCAAGGCCATGCTGGAAGACATCGCCATCCTGACGGGCGGCAAGGTCATCGCTGAAGAAGTGGGCCTGACGCTCGAGAAGGTCACCCTGGCCGACCTGGGTCAAGCCAAGCGCATCGAAGTGGGCAAGGAAAACACGATCATCATCGACGGCGCCGGCGCTGCCGAAGACATCGAAGCCCGCGTCAAGCAAGTGCGCGTGCAGATCGAAGAAGCCACGTCCGACTACGACCGCGAAAAGCTGCAAGAACGCGTGGCCAAGCTGGCCGGCGGTGTGGCAGTGATCAAGGTCGGCGCTGCCACCGAAGTCGAAATGAAGGAAAAGAAGGCCCGCGTGGAAGACGCCCTGCACGCCACGCGCGCAGCGGTGGAAGAAGGCGTTGTGGCCGGTGGTGGCGTGGCCCTGCTGCGTGCCAAGCAAGCCGTCGGCACCTCGATCAAGGGCGACAACGCCGATCAGGACGCCGGCATCAAGCTGGTGTTGAAGGCCATCGAAGCCCCCCTGCGCGAAATCGTGAACAACGCCGGCGGCGAAGCCTCGGTGGTGGTGAACGCGGTGCTGGCAGGCAAGGGCAACTACGGTTTCAATGCCGCCAACGACACGTATGGCGACATGCTGGAACTGGGCATTCTGGACCCGACGAAGGTCACCCGCACGGCTCTGCAGAACGCCGCTTCCGTGGCATCGCTGCTGCTGACGACGGAATGCATGATCGCCGAAGCCCCGAAGGACGAAGCTGCTGCAGGCGGCGGCATGCCTGATATGGGCGGCATGGGTGGCATGGGCGGCATGGGCA
- a CDS encoding DUF2304 domain-containing protein, whose translation MASLQATTALMGIGLAVLILYLIRRDHLYLMHGLFWVVVAGAAAMLGAWPGLIDRLARLLGISYPPALLLLLASMVLLVKSLHTDMVNTRIERDVRRLNQRLALLQADNESLRAHVMGDGSQP comes from the coding sequence ATGGCGTCTTTGCAAGCAACCACCGCGCTGATGGGCATCGGCCTTGCGGTGCTGATCCTCTACCTGATCCGCAGGGACCACCTGTATCTGATGCATGGCCTGTTCTGGGTGGTGGTGGCTGGCGCTGCCGCCATGCTGGGTGCCTGGCCCGGGTTGATCGATCGCCTGGCGAGGTTGTTGGGCATCAGCTATCCCCCTGCGTTGCTGCTGCTTCTCGCCAGCATGGTGCTGCTGGTGAAGTCGCTCCACACCGACATGGTGAACACCCGCATTGAACGGGATGTCCGCCGATTGAACCAGCGGCTGGCCCTGCTGCAAGCCGACAACGAAAGCCTGCGTGCGCACGTCATGGGTGATGGGTCGCAACCATGA
- a CDS encoding nucleotide sugar dehydrogenase, which produces MNLEQASIAVIGLGYVGLPLAVEFGRQRPVIGFDINAARIAELQSGKDGTLEVSPENLQAARHLQYSANPEDLRNCKVFIVTVPTPVDKANRPDMSPLVRASETVGKVMPDGAVVIYESTVYPGATEEVCVPVLERFSGKTFNTDFFCGYSPERINPGDRVNTLTKIKKITSGSTPEVADAVDALYGSIITAGTHKASSLKVAEAAKVIENTQRDLNIALVNELSVIFERLGIDTLDVLEAAGSKWNFLPFRPGLVGGHCIGVDPYYLTHKAEEVGYHPQVILAGRRINDNMARYVARNTIRLMLKNGMDVPRCRIGILGITFKENCPDIRNSKVVDMVREFLAWGADVVIADPWASAQEVDHEYSLPLGLVDADHPVDALVVAVGHNEYRQATPAELRAYCRGVQPVLADVKSLYNREQAAEAGFTVFRL; this is translated from the coding sequence ATGAATCTAGAACAAGCAAGCATCGCCGTGATCGGGCTTGGCTACGTGGGCCTGCCCTTGGCGGTGGAGTTTGGCCGCCAGCGTCCGGTCATCGGCTTCGACATCAATGCTGCGCGCATCGCCGAGTTGCAGTCGGGCAAAGACGGCACCCTGGAAGTGAGCCCGGAAAACCTGCAAGCTGCCCGCCATTTGCAATACAGCGCCAACCCGGAAGACCTGCGCAACTGCAAAGTCTTCATCGTGACCGTGCCCACGCCGGTGGACAAAGCCAACCGGCCCGACATGTCGCCGCTGGTCAGGGCCAGCGAAACCGTGGGCAAGGTCATGCCCGATGGCGCCGTGGTCATTTACGAATCCACGGTGTATCCCGGCGCAACCGAAGAGGTGTGCGTGCCGGTGCTCGAGCGGTTCAGCGGCAAGACCTTCAACACGGATTTCTTCTGTGGCTATAGCCCGGAGCGCATCAACCCGGGCGACCGGGTCAATACCCTCACGAAGATCAAGAAGATCACCAGCGGCAGCACCCCCGAAGTGGCAGACGCGGTGGATGCCTTGTACGGCAGCATCATCACCGCCGGTACCCACAAGGCCAGCAGCTTGAAAGTGGCCGAGGCGGCCAAAGTCATCGAAAACACGCAGCGCGACTTGAACATCGCCTTGGTGAACGAACTGTCCGTCATCTTTGAACGGCTGGGCATCGACACCCTCGACGTGCTGGAAGCGGCCGGCAGCAAATGGAATTTCCTGCCGTTCCGTCCCGGTCTGGTAGGGGGGCACTGCATCGGCGTCGATCCTTACTACCTGACGCACAAGGCCGAGGAAGTGGGCTATCACCCGCAGGTCATCCTGGCCGGGCGGCGCATCAACGACAACATGGCGCGCTACGTGGCGCGCAACACCATCCGGCTCATGCTGAAGAACGGCATGGACGTGCCCCGCTGCCGCATCGGCATTCTGGGCATCACGTTCAAGGAAAACTGCCCGGATATCCGCAACAGCAAGGTCGTGGACATGGTGCGCGAATTCCTGGCGTGGGGTGCGGACGTGGTGATTGCCGATCCCTGGGCCAGTGCGCAAGAAGTCGATCACGAGTACAGCCTGCCATTGGGGCTCGTCGATGCCGACCATCCGGTGGACGCGTTGGTCGTGGCCGTCGGCCATAACGAGTACCGGCAAGCCACCCCGGCAGAACTCCGTGCCTACTGCCGTGGTGTCCAACCCGTCCTTGCCGATGTCAAGAGCCTCTACAACCGCGAGCAGGCTGCAGAAGCCGGCTTCACCGTCTTTCGCCTGTAA
- a CDS encoding mannose-1-phosphate guanylyltransferase/mannose-6-phosphate isomerase translates to MTVAQPLLPVILCGGSGTRLWPLSREAYPKQFLALAGATTMLQDTALRLQGWDPDIGIAPHPILVCNTEHRFIAASQLLAVGIQSARVLLEPEGRNTAPALTLAALQASSEGEDPVMLAMPADHVVKDLPAFHAAVRKAYSLAQAGGLVTFGVVPDRPETGYGYIQCHAAGPQGAGIHRIASFAEKPDAPTAQRYLDAGDYFWNSGLFMVRASQWLAAMRACRPDILAACEAAMEGAQRDLDFIRPEASAFKACPSDSIDYAVMERLPLMPELGIAIFAVALQAGWSDLGAWDALWSVLEQDGEGNATVGDALLQDSQNSLLMSTHRLVAGVGLDHIVVVETPDAVLVADKRRTQDVKHIVARLKQDGHALAHHHRKVHRPWGWYDAIDSGERFQVKRIVVNPGARLSMQMHYHRAEHWVVVRGTAEITNGEDTYLLAQNESTFIPVGRRHRLANPGKTPLEIIEVQSGDYLGEDDIVRFDDIYGRSSGPESVS, encoded by the coding sequence ATGACCGTGGCGCAGCCGTTGTTGCCAGTCATTCTGTGCGGCGGGTCGGGCACGCGCCTGTGGCCCCTGTCGCGGGAGGCGTATCCCAAGCAGTTTCTGGCATTGGCAGGCGCTACCACCATGCTGCAGGACACGGCGCTGCGGTTGCAGGGGTGGGACCCTGACATCGGCATTGCGCCCCATCCCATCCTGGTTTGCAATACCGAGCACCGTTTCATCGCTGCCAGCCAATTGCTGGCGGTCGGCATCCAGTCGGCACGCGTGCTGCTGGAGCCCGAGGGGCGCAACACCGCCCCCGCGCTGACGCTGGCCGCACTGCAGGCAAGCTCGGAAGGGGAGGACCCGGTCATGCTGGCCATGCCGGCCGATCATGTAGTGAAGGACCTGCCCGCGTTTCACGCCGCAGTCCGCAAGGCGTACTCCCTGGCCCAGGCGGGGGGGCTGGTGACGTTCGGCGTTGTACCGGACCGGCCAGAAACCGGCTACGGCTACATACAGTGCCATGCGGCCGGGCCGCAGGGCGCGGGTATTCACCGCATCGCCAGCTTTGCCGAAAAGCCCGACGCTCCGACCGCGCAGCGCTATCTGGACGCAGGCGATTACTTCTGGAACAGCGGCCTGTTCATGGTGCGCGCCAGCCAGTGGCTGGCCGCCATGCGCGCATGCCGCCCCGACATCCTCGCGGCGTGCGAAGCCGCGATGGAGGGGGCACAGCGGGATCTCGACTTCATCCGGCCTGAGGCATCCGCCTTCAAGGCCTGTCCTTCCGATTCCATCGACTACGCCGTGATGGAGCGGCTGCCCCTGATGCCTGAACTCGGCATCGCCATCTTTGCCGTCGCCCTGCAGGCCGGTTGGTCCGACCTGGGCGCTTGGGATGCCTTGTGGAGCGTGCTTGAGCAGGACGGCGAAGGCAACGCCACCGTCGGCGATGCCCTGCTGCAGGACAGCCAGAACAGCTTGTTGATGTCCACCCACCGGCTCGTGGCGGGCGTGGGTCTGGACCATATCGTGGTGGTCGAAACGCCCGATGCGGTTCTGGTCGCGGACAAACGCCGCACCCAGGACGTCAAGCACATCGTGGCTCGGCTGAAGCAGGACGGCCATGCTTTGGCCCACCACCACCGGAAGGTGCATCGGCCGTGGGGCTGGTATGACGCCATCGACAGCGGCGAACGCTTTCAGGTCAAGCGCATCGTGGTCAACCCCGGGGCGCGCCTGAGCATGCAAATGCACTATCACCGCGCCGAACACTGGGTGGTTGTGCGGGGCACCGCAGAAATCACCAATGGCGAAGACACCTATCTGCTGGCGCAGAACGAGTCCACGTTCATTCCGGTGGGTCGGCGCCACCGATTGGCCAATCCCGGCAAGACACCCCTTGAAATCATCGAAGTGCAGTCCGGCGACTATTTGGGCGAGGACGATATCGTCCGCTTCGACGACATCTATGGGCGCTCATCCGGTCCCGAGAGCGTTTCATGA
- a CDS encoding co-chaperone GroES — MNLRPLHDRVIVKRIESETTTASGIVIPDNAAEKPDQGEVLAVGPGKKNDKGELIALNVKVGDRVLFGKYSGQTVKVKGDELLVMKEDDLFAVVEK; from the coding sequence ATGAACCTTCGCCCCCTGCACGATCGCGTGATCGTCAAGCGCATTGAAAGCGAAACCACGACCGCTTCCGGCATCGTGATCCCCGACAACGCTGCTGAAAAGCCCGATCAAGGTGAAGTGCTGGCCGTCGGTCCCGGCAAGAAGAACGACAAGGGCGAACTGATCGCCCTGAACGTGAAGGTCGGCGACCGCGTTCTTTTCGGCAAGTACTCTGGCCAGACCGTCAAGGTCAAGGGCGACGAATTGCTGGTGATGAAGGAAGACGACCTGTTCGCAGTCGTCGAAAAGTAA